GAAGACCTGTGCAAGACGCGTCCGCGCGTCGCCTACGTCGCCGACGGCGTCTACAGCACCGGCGGCATGGCGCCGGTGAGGGAGTTGCTGGCGCTGCAGGACAAATACGGCCTGTTCCTGTTTTTCGACGAGGCGCACGGCCTGTCCACGCTGGGCCATCTGGGCCGCGGCCTGGTGTTGGAGGAAATGGGCGAGATCAACGACCGAACGCTGATCGTCACCTCGCTGAACAAGGGCTTCGGCGCTTCCGGCGGCGCCATTTTCCTGGGCCCGCGCGGCGACGCCGAGCGCCGCAAGCTGGCCACCCGTTTCGGCGGCCCTGTGACCTGGTCGCAGCGCATCAACACCGCAGGGCTGGGCGCCATCATCGAGTCGGTTGCCGTGCACAAGTCCGCCGAGCTGCCGGCGCTGCAGCAAAAGCTGCAGGACAATATCCGCCTGTTCGACCAGCACGTGGAATCGGAAAACAGCGGCGACATGCTGCCTATCCGCTTCGTCTCCATCGGCTCGGAAGAACGCACCATCCTCTACGCCAAGAGCCTGCTGGAAGACGGCTATTACACCTCGCCCATCTTCTTCCCGGTGATCGCCAAGGGCCGCGCCGGCCTGCGCATCATGATCCGCGCCAATATGACAGTGGCGGAGATCGAGCGCTTCGGCGCTTGCCTGAAGCAGCTGCGAGCCAGCCATGAGTAAAGCGTCCGCGCAGACCGCCGCCGCTCCGCGGGAGGCCGCGCGGCCGGCGGCGCGGGTGATGGTGTTGTGCTGCCTGATCGTGTTCATGGCGCAGATGGCCACCACCGTTTACCTGCCGTCGCTGCCGGCGGTGATGCGGGAGTTGGCGATGAGCCAGAGCATGGTGGAAATGTCCATCTCCGGCTTCGTCGTCGGCGCCGCGCTGCCGGTGCTGTTCTGGGGCTCGGCCGCGGACCGCTGGGGCCGCCGCGGACCGCTGCTGTTCGTCGGCCTGTATTGCCTGACCATTTTCGGCCAGGCGGTGCTGTTCCCCAACAGCATGGCCACCGCCGTCAGCGACGCCAAGGACCACGGCGCCCACGCGATGGCCTTGTGCGGCTTCCTGCAGCAAGGCCTGGCCGGCATCGCCGCCACCGCCTCGGTGCTGCTGCACCACAATGGCGCTTGGACGCTGGCGGTGGCCGCGCTCGGCCTGATCACCCTTATGCAAGTTTTGTTCCAGGCGCGCTTGCGCGCGGCCTGACGCAAGGAATCGGATATGTCTCGAATCGAATCGCGCCTCCCGGCCAGTGGCGAGGCCTATGAGCGCAATATGGCGGCCTACGGCCTGCTGCGCGGGCAGATCGCCGCCGCTCGCGACGCCGCCTTGCTGGGCGGCGGCGCCGAGGCCCGCGCCAAGCAGGCGGCCAAGGGCAAGCTGTCTCCGCGCGAGCGGTTGTCGTTGCTGCTGGACCCCGGCACGCCCTTTCTGGAGATAGGCCAGTTGGCCGGCCATGAGGTTTACGATCACGCGGTGCCCTGCGCCGGCATCGTCACCGGCATCGGCATCGTCGCCGGACACGCGGTGGCGGTGTTCGCCAACGATGCCTCGGTCAAGGGCGGCACTTACTACCCGCTGACCTTGCGCAAGCATCTGCGCACCCAGGACATCGCCCGCGAACTGGGCTTGCCCTGCCTGTACCTGGTGGATTCCGGCGGCGTCTATCTGCCGCTGCAGGAGGAAATCTTCCCGGACGAGCACCATTTCGGGCGCATCTTCCGCAATATCGCCGAAATGTCGGCGCTGGGGCTGCCGCAGATTTCTGCCGTGCTTGGCTCTTGCACCGCAGGCGGCGCCTACATCCCGGCGATGAGCGACGAAACCATCATCGTGCGCGGCAACGGCTCCATCTTCCTTGGCGGGCCGCAGCTGGTGCGCGCGGCCACCGGGGTGATCGTCGATGCCGAAACGCTGGGAGGGGCCGACATCCACACCCGCGACAGCGGCGTGGCCGAATCCGCCTCGCCCTGGCAGGGCGGCGTCGGGGCCTATGACCGCGCCGCGCTGGATCCGGACGCGCCGCTCGGCAGGGCGGCCTACCGCGGCGGCGCCGAGCGCTGGCAGGCCCGGCTGCTCGAGCGCGACGCCGAGCGGACCCTGGCGCAGGTGGACGGGCGACGCCATGTCGTCTCCCTGGCCGGAGCCGGCGAACGCTGGCGCGGAGAGGTGGATGGTTGGCGCTGGTACGCGCTGCTGCGCGGCGACGATGTCGAGCTTAGCGTCGGCGGCCAGCGCGTCGCCCTGCGCGCCGAGCTGGCGGAACAGGCCGAACAGGAGGCGGGCGGCGGCCTGCAGGTGCGCACGCCCATGCCCGGCACCGTGGTGGCCTTGCCGCTGGCGGCGGGCAGCCGGGTGGAAGCCCAGCAGGTAGTCGCCATCGTGGAGGCGATGAAGATGGAAAATCGCCTGTATGCCCCCCGCGCCGGCATCATCGCCGAGCTGCACTGCCAGGTCGGCGACATCGTCAACGCCGACGCGTTGCTGGTCAGCCTGGGCGCGGACGAGGCCGAATAGGCCGCCTGATCCGGCAAGGCGACGGCCCGTTCCGCAGCGTGGCGGGACGGGCTTTCTTCCGCTGCGGCTCATGATCTGTCCAGGCTGCAGGTTGCTTGGGTAGACGGCTTCCAGATTGGAGCTTGTCTTTATGGCCGCGCGGGTAGCGTGCGGAATCCCCTGGGTCCCGGAGAGCGGGGAGGTCTGGAGCCTCGAGGGAGATTAGCCATTTCGGCGTACGGTGCTTCGCCGTGGTCAGGCTTTTGGTACAGGAAAAAGGAA
This genomic window from Chromobacterium phragmitis contains:
- a CDS encoding 8-amino-7-oxononanoate synthase family protein, whose amino-acid sequence is MHQYTNIKKAIQLSNSFWDVTTAAGMANIATRNLGDGRHESVASGRQFTNMSSYSYLGLDSHPAILRAAADAVMNTGSLNTSISRIRVQFDILQQAEEALASLVAAETLTVPSCAAAAAAALPLLASGALTGDVAPLMVFDKNAHFCLNMMKPICADETEIQTIRHNDLNALEDLCKTRPRVAYVADGVYSTGGMAPVRELLALQDKYGLFLFFDEAHGLSTLGHLGRGLVLEEMGEINDRTLIVTSLNKGFGASGGAIFLGPRGDAERRKLATRFGGPVTWSQRINTAGLGAIIESVAVHKSAELPALQQKLQDNIRLFDQHVESENSGDMLPIRFVSIGSEERTILYAKSLLEDGYYTSPIFFPVIAKGRAGLRIMIRANMTVAEIERFGACLKQLRASHE
- a CDS encoding MFS transporter, translated to MSKASAQTAAAPREAARPAARVMVLCCLIVFMAQMATTVYLPSLPAVMRELAMSQSMVEMSISGFVVGAALPVLFWGSAADRWGRRGPLLFVGLYCLTIFGQAVLFPNSMATAVSDAKDHGAHAMALCGFLQQGLAGIAATASVLLHHNGAWTLAVAALGLITLMQVLFQARLRAA
- a CDS encoding carboxyl transferase domain-containing protein translates to MSRIESRLPASGEAYERNMAAYGLLRGQIAAARDAALLGGGAEARAKQAAKGKLSPRERLSLLLDPGTPFLEIGQLAGHEVYDHAVPCAGIVTGIGIVAGHAVAVFANDASVKGGTYYPLTLRKHLRTQDIARELGLPCLYLVDSGGVYLPLQEEIFPDEHHFGRIFRNIAEMSALGLPQISAVLGSCTAGGAYIPAMSDETIIVRGNGSIFLGGPQLVRAATGVIVDAETLGGADIHTRDSGVAESASPWQGGVGAYDRAALDPDAPLGRAAYRGGAERWQARLLERDAERTLAQVDGRRHVVSLAGAGERWRGEVDGWRWYALLRGDDVELSVGGQRVALRAELAEQAEQEAGGGLQVRTPMPGTVVALPLAAGSRVEAQQVVAIVEAMKMENRLYAPRAGIIAELHCQVGDIVNADALLVSLGADEAE